In the Sphingobacterium sp. PCS056 genome, ATACGATCACGCAATATAAGTTATATTATTAAAGTGGAAATATGTCGATTAAAGATTATACTTATGCTCATCATTTAACTTTTGCAAAAGTACCAAATTTAATACTACAAAAAGAAATTTTCATCTACTATAAAGTTTACAAAACAACGCAAAACATATATAAAATATCGTTTTATACCGAAATCCGATATCTTATATTTCCTAGAAAATGGATATGTTTGTAGTGGAAATGAGAAATAGTCAAAAGAAAACAATAATTTTAGACAAAAAAATCATTAAAAGAATGAAAAAACTAACGCTACTTTTATTATTAGCAAGTTCAATGGCTTATGGTCAGCGCAACTTGAATATAGAAGAGACAGTCTTTGGCCCCCGTACATATGCACCTACAGCTCTTGTAAGCAGTAACTGGGTACCCAATAGCAATAACTTCAGTTATTTGGACAAAGGTTATCAAAATTTAGTTCAAAAAAATGCTCCGAATAATGGAGCGGAAGAGATCATACTAAGTAAAGTCGAATTACAAAGTGCTTTGCAAGCAAAACTTCCAAATGATCGGATTAATTTGCAGATCTTTCCCAGTGACTATAAATGGGAAAATGCCAATACAATCAGTTTTTCACTTCATACAAAACAAGCACAATATCAGATTGCTTTTGATATAAAAAACAAAAAGATAGTACATCTATTAGCATCAGATGCCACAGCAACAAATCAAGAATATGCAACAGATTATAGTAAGGTAGCCTATTTAATTGGTAATAATATTCAAATCAAAAATGCTGCTGGACGATTAACCAGTGTAACAATAGATACAATAGATGGTATTCTAAACGGCAGCGACTATACGCATAGACAAGAATTTGGCATCAAAAAAGGCATGTGGTGGAATCCTCAAAATGACAAACTATTGTACTACCGTAAAGATGAAACGATGGTGAGCAAATACCCTTTAATACAGTGGGATACTCGGGTAGCTTCTGTTAAGGATATTCGCTATCCCATGGCAGGCATGAAAAGCGAGGAAGTTACCTTGGTCATCTATGACACTCAAACAAATCAAAAAATTACATTAGCAACTGGAGAACCAAAAGAGCAATTTTTAACAGCCGTAACTTGGGACCCATCTGGACAATCCATTTACGTTGGAGTATTAAATAGGGAACAAAACCATCTAAAAATAAATCAATATAATACAAAAGACGGCCGTTTTATCAAAACACTGTTTGAAGAAACAGCGTCCACGTGGGTAGAACCTCAAAATGATTTATTGTTTTTACCCAATAACCCAAAACAATTTATCTATCAATCAGACAGAGAAGGTTTTAATCAGCTTTACCTGTACAACACTGATGGTAAGTTGATCAAAAAACTGGGACATCAAAATCTTATTGTACAACAATTAGGTGATTTTTCTCCCAAAGGAGATTTACTCTATTATACTGGAGTGACAAATGATGGATTAGATCGACAACTATTTTCAGTAGAGCTAAAAACTGGAAAAACAACACAGTTAACACAGGGTCCAGGTACGCACAACGCTAAAGTAAACAGTGATGGCACTTACATCTTAGATCAATTCAGTAATCTAACCACTCCTAATATTGTTCAAATAAAAGGAACAAAATCTGGTAAAGTAGATAAAATAGTCGAATCAACAAACCCCTTTTTAGGTAAGATCAATCCTCCAAAAATAGAATTTGTCACTTTAACCTCCGCAGATGGTGTAACACCATTGACAGGACGCATCATCTATCCTAATGATTTTGATGCAAATAAGAAGTATCCAGTCATGTATTATCTTTATGGAGGTTCTCACTCTCAATTAGTAACCAATAAATGGTTAGGTGGCGCAGGTTATTTTGATATGTATATGGCGCAACAAGGTTACATCGTATTCACCATGGATAATAGAGGTACGGACGCTCGCGGACGTGCATTTGCAACCGCAACACATCGTCAACTCGGACAGGCAGAAATGGCTGATCAAATGAAAGGCATAGAATATTTGAAATCCAAATCATTTGTTGATCAAAGCAAGATGGGTATATTCGGCTGGAGCTTTGGTGGATTCATGACAACATCATTTATGATACACCACAATGATATCTTTAAAGCAGCTGTTGCAGGAGGTCCAGTAATGGATTGGAAATACTATGAAGTCATGTATGGTGAGCGGTATATGGATATGCCTCAAGAAAATCCAGAAGGCTATAAGTTAACCTCACTCATTGACAAAGCAGATCAATTAAAAGGCGATTTATTGATTATTCATGGAGCTCAAGACCCTGTAGTAGTACAACAACATAGTATGGAGTTTGTAGAAGCTTGTATCAAAGCTGGAAAACAAGTTGATTATTTCCTATACCCTACTCATGAACACAATGTTTCAGGAAAAGACCGAATTCATATGTATGAAAAAATTGCAAGATACTTCGATCTTCATTTGAAGAAATAAAAAAATAAGTATAAAAAAATCCCCTTGATCAATGATCAAGGGGATTTTTTTATACTTATAACTATTTTTAACGGGCAAGAAGTGCCTCTATCCCCAGTCGATAACTGTCTAAACCAAAACCACAGATAACCCCTACACAATTTTTAGCTAAGTAAGAATGATGCCTAAATGTTTCTCTTGTATGTACATTAGATATATGCACCTCAATGACTGCCGTGTTAATTGCTGCAATCGCATCAGCGATAGCAACAGAAGTATGCGTGTAAGCCCCCGCATTGAGTACAATTCCGTCAAATTCAAAACCAACTTCATGTAATTTATCAATAATAAATCCTTCAGTGTTACTTTGAAAATAACTAAGCTCGACAACATCATACTTACTTTTTAATGTTGAAAAATAACTTTCAAAATCTTGCGCCCCATAAATGGATTTTTCACGCACGCCTAATAAGTTGAGATTAGGTCCATTAAGGATTAATATTTTTTTCATCAGGATAATTATTACTGAGCTCACTAGCCCTACTTTTTTTTCTTAAATTACGTTCATTTATGATGATAACATTATTTGAAATATGCCCAAATTTATTGAACAGAGATGCAGTTATCAACAATAGAGTGCTGATTAAAAATCGCTATATAA is a window encoding:
- a CDS encoding S9 family peptidase is translated as MKKLTLLLLLASSMAYGQRNLNIEETVFGPRTYAPTALVSSNWVPNSNNFSYLDKGYQNLVQKNAPNNGAEEIILSKVELQSALQAKLPNDRINLQIFPSDYKWENANTISFSLHTKQAQYQIAFDIKNKKIVHLLASDATATNQEYATDYSKVAYLIGNNIQIKNAAGRLTSVTIDTIDGILNGSDYTHRQEFGIKKGMWWNPQNDKLLYYRKDETMVSKYPLIQWDTRVASVKDIRYPMAGMKSEEVTLVIYDTQTNQKITLATGEPKEQFLTAVTWDPSGQSIYVGVLNREQNHLKINQYNTKDGRFIKTLFEETASTWVEPQNDLLFLPNNPKQFIYQSDREGFNQLYLYNTDGKLIKKLGHQNLIVQQLGDFSPKGDLLYYTGVTNDGLDRQLFSVELKTGKTTQLTQGPGTHNAKVNSDGTYILDQFSNLTTPNIVQIKGTKSGKVDKIVESTNPFLGKINPPKIEFVTLTSADGVTPLTGRIIYPNDFDANKKYPVMYYLYGGSHSQLVTNKWLGGAGYFDMYMAQQGYIVFTMDNRGTDARGRAFATATHRQLGQAEMADQMKGIEYLKSKSFVDQSKMGIFGWSFGGFMTTSFMIHHNDIFKAAVAGGPVMDWKYYEVMYGERYMDMPQENPEGYKLTSLIDKADQLKGDLLIIHGAQDPVVVQQHSMEFVEACIKAGKQVDYFLYPTHEHNVSGKDRIHMYEKIARYFDLHLKK
- the aroQ gene encoding type II 3-dehydroquinate dehydratase, which codes for MKKILILNGPNLNLLGVREKSIYGAQDFESYFSTLKSKYDVVELSYFQSNTEGFIIDKLHEVGFEFDGIVLNAGAYTHTSVAIADAIAAINTAVIEVHISNVHTRETFRHHSYLAKNCVGVICGFGLDSYRLGIEALLAR